A stretch of Zootoca vivipara chromosome 13, rZooViv1.1, whole genome shotgun sequence DNA encodes these proteins:
- the LOC132593135 gene encoding olfactory receptor 14A16-like: MHNLTSMSAFLLLEFSDVRDLQILHFFVFLVLYLTAIIGNLLIATAIALDHHLHTPMYFFLLNLAIMDLGTVSVLVPKSMAISLLNCRFISYFGCVAQVFFHLLFGASDYALLTIMAHDRYVAICNPLHYETIMHKGACIRMVAIVWIVGLLYATLHTGITFANTFCSNAVNQLFCEIPKLLKLSCSNFYLVEVGVIVLSCSIGFGCFVFIIITYMKIFSTVRKIPSVHGKKKALSTCLPHLTVVSVLLFTGVFAYTRPPSEASSDLDIAFAVVYSIIPPTLNPFIYSMRNKEIKTALWKLLDVWHSSKTISRII, from the coding sequence ATGCACAATCTTACATCCATGTCTGCCTTTCTGCTGCTGGAATTTTCAGACGTTCGAGATCTGCAAATCTTACACTTCTTTGTATTTCTGGTATTGTACTTAACGGCAATAATAGGGAATCTTCTTATTGCTACTGCTATTGCTCTTGATCATCATCTTCACACACCCATGTATTTCTTTCTACTGAATTTGGCCATCATGGACCTTGGAACAGTTTCAGTCCTGGTACCCAAATCAATGGCGATTTCTCTCCTAAATTGCAGATTTATTTCGTATTTTGGATGTGTTGCTCAAGTTTTCTTTCATCTCTTATTTGGAGCATCTGACTATGCTCTGCTAACTATAATGGCACATGACCGATATGTGGCCATTTGCAACCCACTCCACTATGAGACAATTATGCACAAAGGAGCCTGCATTCGAATGGTAGCCATTGTGTGGATTGTAGGTCTTCTTTATGCCACATTACATACTGGGATCACCTTTGCCAACACGTTTTGTTCTAATGCTGTGAATCAATTATTCTGTGAAATCCCAAAGTTATTGAAGCTCTCCTGTTCTAACTTTTACTTAGTGGAAGTTGGAGTTATTGTGCTAAGCTGTAGTATAGGATTTGGATGTTTCGTTTTCATCATCATAACTTACATGAAGATCTTTTCTACAGTGCGCAAAATCCCTTCTGTCCATGGTAAGAAAAAAGCGCTTTCCACTTGCCTCCCTCACCTCACTGTTGTCTCTGTCTTACTGTTCACTGGAGTGTTTGCTTATACAAGGCCTCCCAGTGAAGCTTCTTCTGATCTAGATATAGCTTTTGCTGTGGTGTACTCCATAATTCCTCCCACATTGAATCCATTCATCTACAGCATGAGAAACAAAGAGATCAAGACCGCCTTATGGAAACTCTTAGATGTGTGGCATTCTTCTAAAACTATATCCAGAATTATATAA
- the LOC118094713 gene encoding olfactory receptor 14I1-like: protein MSNLTSMSTFLLWEFSGVRELQILHYFLFLGLYLTTMTGNLLIIAAIVLDHHLHTPMYLFLTNLAMMDMGSASVMMPKSLANSIMNSRSISYSGCVAQVFFYMFFVAADFAILTVMAHDRYVAICNPLQYEAIMHKGACIQITVIVLIASLLFATLHTCSTFAITFCSNEVQQFFCEVPTLLKLSCSDIYLVEVGVIVLGCCLGLGCFMFIIITYMQLFATVRRIPSVHGQKKALSTCLPHLTVVSLFMGTALFAYARPPTNASSDLDIAFAVIYTVIPPMLNPFIYSMRNKEIKTALWKLLDFGHSSKNR, encoded by the coding sequence ATGAGCAATCTTACTTCCATGTCTACCTTTCTGCTGTGGGAATTCTCAGGTGTACGAGAACTACAGATCTTACATTACTTTCTGTTCCTAGGATTGTACTTGACCACCATGACTGGGAATCTTCTCATTATTGCTGCAATAGTGCTAGACCATCACCTCCATACACCAATGTACCTTTTCCTAACTAATTTGGCAATGATGGACATGGGCTCTGCTTCTGTCATGATGCCCAAATCCTTAGCCAATTCCATCATGAACAGCAGGTCTATTTCTTACTCTGGGTGTGTGGCCCAGGTTTTCTTCTATATGTTCTTTGTAGCAGCAGATTTTGCCATTCTAACAGTAATGGCACATGATCGCTATGTCGCCATCTGCAACCCATTACAGTATGAGGCAATTATGCACAAAGGAGCTTGTATTCAGATAACCGTCATTGTGTTGATTGCTAGCCTTCTTTTTGCCACGTTACACACTTGTAGCACTTTTGCAATTACCTTCTGTTCAAATGAGGTCCAACAGTTCTTCTGCGAAGTTCCCACATTACTGAAGCTCTCCTGCTCTGATATCTACCTTGTCGAAGTAGGGGTTATTGTGTTAGGGTGTTGCCTGGGACTAGGATGCTTCATGTTCATTATCATAACATACATGCAGCTGTTTGCTACAGTGCGCAGAATTCCTTCAGTACATGGTCAGAAAAAAGCCCTCtccacctgccttccccacctCACTGTTGTCTCTTTGTTTATGGGCACTGCACTCTTTGCCTATGCAAGGCCTCCCACGAATGCTTCTTCTGATCTGGATATAGCTTTTGCTGTGATCTATACTGTAATTCCTCCCATGTTGAATCCATTCATCTATAGCATGAGAAACAAAGAAATCAAGACTGCTTTGTGGAAACTCTTAGATTTTGGGCATTCCTCtaaaaatagataa
- the LOC132592941 gene encoding olfactory receptor 14A16-like, with the protein MNLAMMDLGTISVMVPKSMAVSLLNSRFMSYSGCVAQVFFSYFFGTSDLALLTIMAHDRYVAICNPLQYELIMNRGACMWLVAIVWIMRLLNATLHAGCTFANTFCSNAVNQFFCEIPRLLKLSCTDFYLVEVGFLVLGWSIGLGCFIFIIITYVQIFSTVRRIPSVHGQKKALSTCLPHLMCLCSLEYLLMQSPPTDAASNVDIAFAVVYTIIPPTLNPFIYSMSNKEIKTAMWKLLFGILLKIYFEGFLKNGIVYSTF; encoded by the coding sequence ATGAATTTGGCCATGATGGACCTTGGAACAATTTCTGTCATGGTACCCAAATCGATGGCCGTTTCCCTTTTAAACAGCAGGTTCATGTCTTATTCTGGATGTGTTGCTCAAGtctttttttcatatttttttggaACATCAGATCTTGCCCTCCTAACTATAATGGCACATGACCGCTATGTTGCTATTTGCAACCCACTCCAATATGAGTTAATTATGAACAGAGGAGCCTGtatgtggctggtagccattgtaTGGATTATGCGCCTCCTTAATGCCACTTTACATGCTGGTTGCACCTTTGCAAACACCTTCTGTTCAAATGCTGTCAATCAATTCTTCTGTGAAATCCCAAGGTTACTGAAGCTTTCCTGCACAGACTTTTACTTAGTTGAAGTTGGGTTTCTTGTGCTAGGATGGAGTATAGGGCTCGGTTGTTTCATTTTCATCATCATAACATACGTTCAAATCTTTTCTACAGTGCGTAGAATCCCTTCTGTTCATGGTCAGAAAAAGGCCCTTTCTACTTGCCTTCCCCACCTCATGTGTTTATGTTCACTGGAGTATTTGCTTATGCAAAGCCCCCCCACAGATGCTGCTTCTAATGTGGACATAGCTTTTGCTGTGGTCTATACCATCATTCCTCCCACATTGAATCCATTCATCTACAGTATGagtaacaaagaaataaaaactgCTATGTGGAAACTCTTATTCGGCATTcttctaaaaatatattttgagggttttttaaaaaatgggattgtATATTCAACTTTCTGA
- the LOC132592942 gene encoding olfactory receptor 14A16-like, translated as MNKMHNLTFLLLGFSDIREIQILHFFVFLALYMIAIIGNLLIVAAILLDHHLHTPMYFFLLNLAMLDVGTISVMVPKSMAISLSGSRYISYFGCVAQVFFLYLFGLSDFALLTIMAHDRYVAICNPLHYETIMHKGACLQMVAIGWIVGLFAAILHASSTFANTFCSNDVNQFFCEIPKLLKISCSDFYLVEVWLLVLTFSIGTGCFIFIIITYMQIFSTVLRIPSVQGQKKLLSTCLPHLTVVCVLIFTSIFGYAKPPNDASSDLDIAFAGIYTIIPPTLNPFIYSMRNKEIKTALWKLLDFGPSKTIF; from the coding sequence ATGAACAAAATGCACAATCTTACTTTTCTGCTACTGGGATTCTCAGATATTCGAGAAATACAGATCTTACACTTCTTTGTGTTCCTAGCATTATACATGATAGCAATCATAGGGAATCTCCTCATTGTTGCTGCAATTCTCCTTGATCACCACCTTCACACACCCATGTACTTCTTTCTACTGAATTTGGCTATGCTGGATGTTGGAACAATTTCCGTCATGGTACCCAAATCAATGGCTATTTCCCTCTCAGGCAGCAGGTATATTTCATATTTTGGATGCGTTGCTCaagttttctttttatatttatttggaCTATCAGATTTTGCTCTGCTAACTATCATGGCACATGATCGCTATGTTGCTATTTGCAACCCACTCCACTATGAGACCATTATGCACAAAGGAGCCTGCCTACAGATGGTAGCCATTGGGTGGATTGTAGGCCTTTTTGCAGCCATATTGCATGCTAGCAGCACCTTTGCCAACACCTTCTGTTCTAATGATGTCAATCAGTTCTTCTGTGAAATCCCAAAATTACTGAAGATCTCCTGCTCTGACTTTTATTTAGTTGAGGTTTGGCTTCTTGTTCTAACCTTTAGTATAGGAACAGGTTGTTTCATATTCATTATCATAACATACATGCAGATCTTTTCCACAGTGCTCAGAATCCCTTCTGTTCAGGGTCAGAAAAAACTCCTCTCCACTTGCCTTCCCCACCTCACGGTTGTATGTGTGCTCATATTCACTTCGATCTTTGGTTACGCAAAGCCTCCAAATGACGCTTCTTCTGATCTTGATATTGCTTTTGCTGGAATATATACCATTATTCCTCCCACACTGAATCCATTCATCTACAGCATGAGAAACAAAGAAATCAAGACTGCATTGTGGAAACTCTTAGATTTCGGGCCTTCTAAAACTAtattttaa
- the LOC132592943 gene encoding olfactory receptor 14I1-like, whose protein sequence is MSNLTSMSTFLLWEFSGVRELQILHFFLFLGLYLTTMTGNLLIIAAIVLDHHLHTPMCFFLTNLAMMDMGSASVMMPKSLANSIMNSRSISYSGCVAQVFFYMFFVAADFAILTVMAHDRYVAICNPLQYEAIMHKGACIQITVIVLIASLLYATLHACSTFAITFCSNEVQQFFCEVPTLLKLSCSDIYLVEVGVIVLGCCLGLGCFMFIIITYMQLFATVRRIPSVHGQKKALSTCLPHLTVVSLFMGTALFAYARPPTNASSDLDIAFAVIYTVIPSMLNPFIYSMRNKEIKTALWKLINSRLFFINFTEMCEDVL, encoded by the exons ATGAGCAATCTTACTTCCATGTCTACATTTCTGCTGTGGGAATTCTCAGGTGTACGAGAACTACAGATCTTACATTTCTTTCTGTTCCTAGGATTGTACTTGACCACCATGACTGGGAATCTTCTCATTATTGCTGCAATAGTGCTAGACCATCACCTCCATACACCAATGTGCTTTTTCCTAACTAATTTGGCAATGATGGACATGGGCTCTGCTTCTGTCATGATGCCCAAATCCTTAGCCAATTCCATCATGAACAGCAGGTCTATTTCTTACTCTGGGTGTGTGGCCCAGGTTTTCTTCTATATGTTCTTTGTAGCAGCAGATTTTGCCATTCTAACAGTAATGGCACATGATCGCTATGTCGCCATCTGCAACCCATTACAGTATGAGGCAATTATGCACAAAGGAGCTTGTATTCAGATAACCGTCATTGTGTTGATTGCTAGTCTTCTCTATGCCACGTTACACGCTTGTAGCACTTTTGCAATCACCTTCTGTTCAAATGAGGTCCAACAGTTCTTCTGTGAAGTTCCAACATTACTGAAGCTCTCCTGCTCTGATATCTACCTTGTCGAAGTAGGGGTTATTGTGTTAGGGTGTTGCCTGGGACTAGGATGCTTCATGTTCATTATCATAACATACATGCAGCTGTTTGCTACAGTGCGCAGAATTCCTTCAGTACATGGTCAGAAAAAAGCCCTCtccacctgccttccccacctCACTGTTGTCTCTTTGTTTATGGGCACTGCACTCTTTGCCTATGCAAGGCCTCCCACGAATGCTTCTTCTGATCTGGATATAGCTTTTGCTGTGATCTATACTGTAATTCCTTCCATGTTGAATCCATTCATCTATAGCATGAGAAACAAAGAAATCAAGACTGCTTTGTGGAAACT CATCAATTCCAGGTtattcttcataaact TTACCGAAATGTGTGAAGACGTCCTGTGA